ACGGGAGATATACAAAAAGCTTTAAAACGGCATCGCCAGCGTTGGATCGGTGTCCGCAAAAAAGAGGAGTTTGTACGCGTGTGTATACAACAACTCCGAAAAAGCCGAACTCAGCATTGCGTAAAGTTGCTCGTGTTAGATTGTCTAATGGAATAGAGGTTACAGCTTATATTCCTGGTGAAGGTCATAATTTACAGGAGCACTCAATTGTTTTGATTCGTGGTGGTCGTGTGAAGGATTTGCCGGGTGTTCGGTATCATATCGTTCGTGGTTCGCTTGACACGTCTGGTGTTGCTGATAGAAGAAATGGTCGCTCAAAGTATGGGGCTAAGCGTCCTAAAGAAGGCGCAAAAAAGTAATAGATAATTTTTAATTACGGTGTAAATGCGTAGAAAAGCTGCTTCCAAAAGATTAACGCTCACTGATCAGCGGTTTAATGACGAAATAATATATCGGTTGATTAACGCTGTTATGATTGATGGTAAAAAAAGTGTAGCAACAAAAGTTGTATATGATGCAATGGATATTGTTGGGGAAAAATCTGAAGAGTCTGCTTTGGATGTTTTTCATAAAGCAATGACAAATATTTCTCCAGTAGTTGAAGTTCGCGGTAAGCGAGTTGGTGGTGCTACATATCAGATCCCGATGGAAGTTCGTGCTGAACGTCGTGTGGCGTTGGCTCTTAGGTGGTTAAAAAAATATTCTGAGTCTCGCTCAGGAAAGTCAATGGCAACTCGGCTTGCTGCTGAGATTTTAGATGCGTCAAATAGTCAAGGCTCTGCTGTGAAAAAGCGTGAAGAGGTTCATAAAATGGCGGAAGCAAATAAAGCGTTTTCTCATTTTAGGTTTTAGTTGAATAAACAAACGTCAAGTTAAACAAAGCAAATCTTTATTATGCCGAGGCAAATACCGTTAGAAAAAGTTAGAAACATAGGTATTATGGCTCATATCGATGCTGGTAAAACAACAACGACTGAGCGTATTTTGTATTATACGGGTCGTGTGCATCGTTTGGGTGAGGTTCATGATGGCGCAGCCACTATGGACTGGATGGAGCAGGAAAAAGAGCGTGGTATCACGATCACTTCTGCTGCAACCACTTGTTTTTGGCAGCCTCGCTATGGTTTGTTGAAAGACGTTCGTCATAGAGTTAATATTATTGATACGCCGGGTCACGTTGATTTTACTGTAGAGGTAGAGCGTTCCTTGCGTGTTCTGGATGGTGCTGTCGCTGTTTTTTGTGCTGTTGGCGGTGTTGAGCCTCAGTCGGAAACGGTTTGGCGTCAAGCTAATAAGTATAAAGTTCCTCGTATCGGTTATGTAAATAAAATGGATAGAGTTGGGGCGGATTTCTTTAATGTTGTTGAAATGATTAAAGAGCGTCTTAAAGCAAATCCTGTTCCTATTCAGATTCCGATTGGTCAGGGCGAAATGTTCGCAGGATTTATTGATCTGATTCGGATGAAGGGAATTATTTACGATAAAGAAGATGGTACAACTTATCAAGAAGTTGAAATTCCTCATGATTTGGAAAATCAGGCTAAGACTTGGCGCGTGAATATGCTTGAGGCTGTGTCTGATATTGATGATTCATTGTTGGAGAAGTATTTGAATGGCGAAGAAATTACAGAAGAAGAAGTTCGTCGTACGCTTCGTGTGGCTACTTTGAAAACTGAAATTATTCCGGTTCTTTGTGGTTCTTCGTTTAAGAACAAAGGTGTTCAGTTTATGTTAGACGCTGTTGTTGAATATTTGCCATCGCCAATTGATGTTGGAGCTGTAACAGGTCATAGCCCAAGAGATGAAGATGAAAAAATAGCACGTCAGCCTGATGATAGTGCTCCATTTGCTGGTCTCGCGTTTAAAATTACTTCAGATCCTTATGTTGGTAAATTGACATTCTTCCGTGTTTATTCAGGTGTTTTGAAGTCAGGAAGTTATGTGCTGAATTCTATAACTGGTAAAAAGGAACGAATTGGTAGACTTCTTCAGATGCACGCAAATCATCGTGAAGACTTGGATGAAGTATTTGCAGGTGATATTGCAGCAGCGGTAGGTTTAAAGGATACAAAAACGGGTGATACGCTTTGTGATGAGTCAAAATCAATCGTTCTTGAAAAAATGGTTTTCCCTGAGCCAGTTATTCAAATTGCGATTGAGCCTAAAACAAAAGCTGATTCTGATAAGCTTGGTATGTCGTTAGCTAAATTGGCTGAAGAAGACCCTACTTTCAAAGTCAGTATGAATGAAGATACCAATCAGACGCTTATTGCTGGTATGGGTGAGCTTCACCTTGAAATTATTGTAGATCGTTTAAAACGAGAGTTTAAGGTCGATGCCAACGTTGGTAAACCGCAGGTTTCTTACAAAGAAACAATCCGCAAGAAAGTTGAAGCTGAAGGTAAGTTTGTTCGTCAGTCAGGTGGTAAAGGTCAGTTTGGTTTGGTAAATATTATTGTAGAGCCATCTGAAAAAGATAAAGGTTTTGAGTTTGTTAATGAGATTAAAGGTGGTTCAATTCCAAAAGAGTATATTCCAGCAGTTTCTCAGGGTATTCAAGAAGCAATGCGGAATGGAATTGTTGCTGGATATCCAATGATTGATGTGAAGGTCACTTTGTTTGATGGAAAATATCACGAGGTTGACTCTTCAGAAATGGCGTTTAAAATTGCCGGTTCTATCGGGTTTAAAGAAGGTGCAAGGAAAGCCGGTGCTGTTTTGCTTGAGCCTATTATGGCTGTTGAGGTCATTACGCCGGAAGAATATATGGGCGACGTAATGGGCGATTTGTCCGGTAGAAGAGGGCATATTGAAGGAATGCACCAAAGAGCAGGTGCTCAAGTTATTAAAGCAAAAGTCCCGCTTTCTGCGATGTTTGGATATTCAACGGAACTGCGTTCTATGACGCAAGGTCGTGCAAACTACTCTATGGAGTTTCATGATTATTCAGAAGTTCCGGCAAGTATTGCGAACGAGATTGTTGAGAAGAGCAGCGGAAAAGTAACGGCATAAGAAATTTAAAAACAATTAAACCAAAGATAACCACAGGAGATATTCCATGGCAAAAGAGTCTTATAAAAGGGAAAAACCGCACGTAAATATTGGTACAATTGGTCACGTTGACCATGGTAAAACAACTCTGACGGCAGCGATTACAAAAGTTTTGTCTGAAAAAGGACAAGCTCAAAAAATGGATTTTGACGAGATTGACAAAGCTCCTGAAGAAAAAGAGCGCGGTATTACTATTTCAACCTCACACGTTGAATATGAAACACCTTCTCGTCACTATGCGCATATCGACTGTCCCGGTCACGCTGACTATGTGAAAAACATGATTACCGGTGCGGCCCAGATGGACGGCGCTATTCTCGTGGTTGCCGCTACAGATGGCCCAATGCCTCAGACTCGTGAGCACATTCTTCTTGCAAAGCAGGTAAACGTGCCTTCTATTGTGGTTTTCATGAACAAAGTTGATATTGCAGATCCTGAGTTGATTGAGCTCGTTGAAATGGAACTTCGTGAGTTGTTAAGCTCTTATGGTTTCCCTGGTGATGATATTCCAATTATTCAAGGTTCAGCACTTGGGGCACTTAATGGCGAAGCTGAGTGGGTTGGTAAAATTGAAGAATTGATGGAAGCTGTTGATAACTATATTCCAACGCCCGTCCGTGATGTAGATAAGCCATTCTTGATGCCAGTTGAAGACGTATTCTCTATTTCTGGTCGTGGTACAGTGGGTACAGGCAGAATTGAAAGAGGCGTCATTAAAATCAACGAAGAAGTTGAATTAGTTGGTATTAGACCGACAAAAAAATCGGTTGTTACTGGTATTGAAATGTTCCGCAAACTTTTGGATCAAGGTGAAGCTGGTGATAACGCAGGTCTTTTGCTTCGTGGTGTTAACAAAGATGAGCTTGAGCGTGGTATGGTTATTGCTAAACCAGGTTCAATTACTCCGCATACCAAGTTTAAGGCTGAGGTTTATATCTTGAAAAAAGAAGAAGGTGGCCGTCATACACCATTTTTTAACGGCTATCGTCCGCAGTTTTATTTCAGAACAACTGACGTAACTGGTTCTGTAAATCTTCCTGACGGCGTAGAAATGGTTATGCCTGGTGATAACCTATCTATTGAGGCAGAGTTGATTGCGCCAATCGCTATGGATGAAGGTTTACGTTTTGCTATTCGTGAGGGTGGTAGAACCGTTGGTGCTGGTACAGTTACAAGCATTATTGAGTAAAGACATTGGATTGTCGTCCTGAGGGGCGAGTTATATTGGCTCGCCCCTCTTTTTTTTGTCCAAATTAAGAAATTAAGAGACTAGGAAAGTGGCGGTACAGCAAAAGATACGGATTAAGCTCAAATCATACGACCATAGCTTGGTTGACAAATGGGCTGAAAAGATTATTGAGGCAGTAAAGCAAACGGATGCGATTATTTCCGGGCCAATTCCATTGCCGACTGAGTCACAGGTTTTTACAGTGAACCGGTCTCCTCATGTGGATAAAAAATCGCGTGAGCAATTTATGGTGGCTTCGCACAAGCGGTTGATTGAGATAATCAACCCAAGCAGTAAAACTATTGATCTTCTGATGAAGTTGGAGCTGCCAAGCGGAGTGGATGTTGAAATAAAAAGCTGAGCGTTCGCTACGCTGGCAAATAAAGTTTAGCCTGAATTATAAAATTATTTGTGAGATGAGTGCTATACTTGGGAAAAAAATAGGGATGACAAGTCTTTTTGATGAAAATAGAAAGGCCATTCCATGCACAGTGATTGAGGCAGGGCCATGCTTTGTATCGCAAGTGAAGACTGTTGATAAAGACGGATACGCCGCTTATCAAATTTGTTTTGATAAGAAGAAAGAAAATAGAACAGCTAAGCCGCAACTTGGCCATTTTCAGAAAAGTGGTGTCGAGCCATCATATAAAATGTCTGAGTTTAGAAAAGAAATTTTTGCTGATGAATTAAATGCTGGAGACGAAGTTAAAGTGTCTATCTTCAAAGAGGGCGATACGGTTAAAGTTTCTGGTGTTTCAAAAGGTAAGGGTTTTGCAGGTGTTGTGAAGCGTTATCATTTTGGTGGTGGTTCAAAAACACATGGTCAATCCGATAGACTTCGTGCGCCTGGTTCCGTTGGTGGTTCGTCTTTTCCTTCTAGAACGTTCAAAGGACAGCGAATGGCTGGTCGCAAAGGAAGTGATTCTGTGACTATTAGAGGGTTAAAAGTTGTAAAAGTGCTTCCTGAGTCCAATTTATTGGTTATTAAAGGAGCTGTTCCAGGACCGAACAATTCATATTTAGAGATTGTAACGAGTAAATAAGTTAACGATAAAGGCTTAAAAACGACGCCAAAAATGGAAGTTAAAGTTTTAAATAAAGACGGCGCTGAAACAGGTGAAACGGTTGAGTTAAAACCGGT
Above is a window of Chloroherpeton thalassium ATCC 35110 DNA encoding:
- the rpsL gene encoding 30S ribosomal protein S12 yields the protein MPTIQQLVRDGRYTKSFKTASPALDRCPQKRGVCTRVYTTTPKKPNSALRKVARVRLSNGIEVTAYIPGEGHNLQEHSIVLIRGGRVKDLPGVRYHIVRGSLDTSGVADRRNGRSKYGAKRPKEGAKK
- the rpsG gene encoding 30S ribosomal protein S7, with the protein product MRRKAASKRLTLTDQRFNDEIIYRLINAVMIDGKKSVATKVVYDAMDIVGEKSEESALDVFHKAMTNISPVVEVRGKRVGGATYQIPMEVRAERRVALALRWLKKYSESRSGKSMATRLAAEILDASNSQGSAVKKREEVHKMAEANKAFSHFRF
- the fusA gene encoding elongation factor G, with the protein product MPRQIPLEKVRNIGIMAHIDAGKTTTTERILYYTGRVHRLGEVHDGAATMDWMEQEKERGITITSAATTCFWQPRYGLLKDVRHRVNIIDTPGHVDFTVEVERSLRVLDGAVAVFCAVGGVEPQSETVWRQANKYKVPRIGYVNKMDRVGADFFNVVEMIKERLKANPVPIQIPIGQGEMFAGFIDLIRMKGIIYDKEDGTTYQEVEIPHDLENQAKTWRVNMLEAVSDIDDSLLEKYLNGEEITEEEVRRTLRVATLKTEIIPVLCGSSFKNKGVQFMLDAVVEYLPSPIDVGAVTGHSPRDEDEKIARQPDDSAPFAGLAFKITSDPYVGKLTFFRVYSGVLKSGSYVLNSITGKKERIGRLLQMHANHREDLDEVFAGDIAAAVGLKDTKTGDTLCDESKSIVLEKMVFPEPVIQIAIEPKTKADSDKLGMSLAKLAEEDPTFKVSMNEDTNQTLIAGMGELHLEIIVDRLKREFKVDANVGKPQVSYKETIRKKVEAEGKFVRQSGGKGQFGLVNIIVEPSEKDKGFEFVNEIKGGSIPKEYIPAVSQGIQEAMRNGIVAGYPMIDVKVTLFDGKYHEVDSSEMAFKIAGSIGFKEGARKAGAVLLEPIMAVEVITPEEYMGDVMGDLSGRRGHIEGMHQRAGAQVIKAKVPLSAMFGYSTELRSMTQGRANYSMEFHDYSEVPASIANEIVEKSSGKVTA
- the tuf gene encoding elongation factor Tu; this translates as MAKESYKREKPHVNIGTIGHVDHGKTTLTAAITKVLSEKGQAQKMDFDEIDKAPEEKERGITISTSHVEYETPSRHYAHIDCPGHADYVKNMITGAAQMDGAILVVAATDGPMPQTREHILLAKQVNVPSIVVFMNKVDIADPELIELVEMELRELLSSYGFPGDDIPIIQGSALGALNGEAEWVGKIEELMEAVDNYIPTPVRDVDKPFLMPVEDVFSISGRGTVGTGRIERGVIKINEEVELVGIRPTKKSVVTGIEMFRKLLDQGEAGDNAGLLLRGVNKDELERGMVIAKPGSITPHTKFKAEVYILKKEEGGRHTPFFNGYRPQFYFRTTDVTGSVNLPDGVEMVMPGDNLSIEAELIAPIAMDEGLRFAIREGGRTVGAGTVTSIIE
- the rpsJ gene encoding 30S ribosomal protein S10 yields the protein MAVQQKIRIKLKSYDHSLVDKWAEKIIEAVKQTDAIISGPIPLPTESQVFTVNRSPHVDKKSREQFMVASHKRLIEIINPSSKTIDLLMKLELPSGVDVEIKS
- the rplC gene encoding 50S ribosomal protein L3, coding for MSAILGKKIGMTSLFDENRKAIPCTVIEAGPCFVSQVKTVDKDGYAAYQICFDKKKENRTAKPQLGHFQKSGVEPSYKMSEFRKEIFADELNAGDEVKVSIFKEGDTVKVSGVSKGKGFAGVVKRYHFGGGSKTHGQSDRLRAPGSVGGSSFPSRTFKGQRMAGRKGSDSVTIRGLKVVKVLPESNLLVIKGAVPGPNNSYLEIVTSK